The Paenibacillus mucilaginosus 3016 genome includes the window GTTCTTCTTCTTTACCTTCTTCCTGTTCTCCGTCCTGATCGTGCGCCTTGCGATGCTCCAATTCGTCGAGGGGAAAGAACTGAAAGCGGAAAAAGAAGAGATCAACAAAGCGAACACGCCGATCGCTCCCATCCGCGGTAATATCTATGACCGGCAGAAGGTGCCGCTGGCTTATACGACATCCACGCAGTCGCTGTATTTTCGGATCGAGCAGAACCAGCCCAAGGATGAGGTCGTGGCTCTCGCACAGGAGCTGGCAAGAATCTTCTCCTTGTACGGGCGTTCAGGTGAGAAGCAGCCTACCGCTGAAGAAATCATTATCGAGATGGACGTCGGCTATGATCTCAACAAGCAGAAAACCAATGACGCGCCGAGTTATTACTCCGTTCCCCGTCGGCTCAAGACCGACCTCTCCAAGGAAGAGATCGCTTATCTGATGGAGCACCGGGATGAGCTGAAGTGGCTGGAGATCATGGAGGAGAGCATCCGGCAGTACGACTATGAGAACACGCCGGCTGTCCAGCTTATTGGATACATGCGGCAGTTCTCCAAAGCTCGTGCGTCCAACCTGAATCTGGATCTCTACAAAGACAAAACGAAGACCGAGGGATACCTTGATACAGAGTATGTTGGCTACGACGGGATCGAGTACATGTACCAGGAGGAGCTCCGGGGCAAGAACGGTTTCAAGACATATCCCGTGAACGCCGCCCATAAGATCATCGGCAAGGTGGATGTTACCGCTCCAACCAAGGGGAACAATCTGTACCTGACCATCGACCGGAACGTGCAGCTTGCTACCGAGAAGGCGATAACCGACCATTTGGCATGGTTAAAGGGGCCTGCGCGATCCAACCGGTATGCGGCCAAGGGCTCGAATGCGGTAGCCGGCTATGCGGTGGCCATTGAAGTCAAGACCGGCAAAGTCGTGACGATGGCGAGCATGCCGGATTATGACCCGAAGGTCTGGTCCGGACCGATCTCGAGTGAAAAGTATGCCGAGATCCAGTCGAAGATCAACAATGGAACGATCACAACGGCTTATCCGGACTATCCCGAAGACAAACTCAAATACCACCCGACGTCCATCGTATACATGGGCTCGGTCGTTAAGCCGCTGTCCGTGCTGATCGGGCTGAATGAAGGGCTGTTCACTACGAATACGGTCTATCAAGATACCGGGGTCTTCACGTACGGGAAGGACAACAATGCAAAGCTGTCTAACTCCGACGGTGCGGCCTGGGGGAAGATTAATGCCACAGATGCCATTTGGCACTCTTCCAACACCTTCATGTCGGCGATGATCGGCCACGAGCTGCACCGAAGGAAGGGCACGGAGGCTGTCACGATTTGGAAAGACTATCTGGCCAAATTCGGGCTGGGTGTGACTACGGGCAGCGGTTTGCACCGGGAGTACGCAGGACTCAGCGAATTCGAGACCAATACGAAGGAATCCGTCCAGCAGCGGATGGTCTTCGCGTCCTGGGGACAGAACGAGAAGTATACGACGCTGCAGCTGGCTCAATATGCGACAACGCTGGCTACGAAAGGGGAGCGGCTGAAGCCGCTGCTTGTAGACCGGATCGAGACATATGAGGGTCAGCTGATCAAGGAATTCAACGAGAAGGTTGTCCTCGATAAGACGGAATTCCCCAAAACGTATTGGGACGCGGTCATCAGAGGGATGGCTAAGGTCGGCGTGCAGGGCTTCGATGACTTCCCATATACGCTTGCCCGCAAAACAGGTACCTCCACCCAGCGCGTGGCCGGCGGCAAGGAGATCGACAACGCCGTCTTCATCGCCTTCGCTCCGATTGAGGATCCAAAGCTGGCCGTGGCGGTCGTTGTACCCGAAGGGGGCTTCGGCTCCTACGGTGCCGCTCCCATCGCGCGCAAAATCTTTGACGCCTACGACCAGTACTATGGTCTGGACGGCAAACCCAAAGGGCCCAAAACACCGGTCACCACTCCATAACGTTTGTCCGGAAGCCTTCCTCGACGGAAGGCTTTCTTTTTTTGAGATAATTGTTGCACAAGGGAAACATATTTGTATATAATAAAAATATAGTCGGGCGGGCAATAATCATTGTCCCGTACAACAATCGTTATCGTGTACAACAAAGAAGGACTGAGACAACTTTTTGGCACCATATACATGGAGGAATAATACTATGACTAAGATTGGAGCGAAGGCCGTGAAACCGAAGAAACCTATGCCGTCCTCATGGAAACGATTCATTATGACGATTTTGTTCCTTGGTTTGGCCGTAGGCCTTACCGCCTGCGGATCGGATGAACCGATACAAGCCGGGGTGTCCGGGAAATTAAAAATAACGGCGACGATCGGCATGATTGCGGATATCGCGCGCGAGGTCGGCGGAGATCACGTGGAAGTGACGGGGCTGATGAAAGCAGGGGTCGACCCCCATCTGTATAAGGCCTCGCAGGGGGATGTCAAGAAGCTGGAGCAGGCGGATCTTATTCTGTATAACGGGCTGCACCTGGAAGGGAAGATGGTCGAGATCTTCGAGAACATGCAGAAAACGAAGCCTACGGTGGCGGTCTCGAAGAACATTCCGGAATCGAAGCTGCGCAGCATGGATGACGGCACGGCCTCGCATGACCCGCATATCTGGTTCGATGTCAAGCATTGGATGACGGCGACGGAGACCGTCAGGGACGAACTCGTCAAGCTGGACGCCGCGCATGCGGAGGACTACAAGAAGAGTGCGGAAACGTATCTTGGCAAGCTGAAGGAGCTCGATGCCTACGCCAAGGAGCAGATCGCTTCGATTCCCGAGGGGCAGCGGGTTCTGGTGACGGCGCACGATGCCTTCGGATATTTCGGGGATGCCTACGGCATCAAGGTCATGGGCCTGCAGGGCATATCGACCGCATCGGAGCCGGGCTCCAAGGACGTCATCGATCTGAGGGACTATCTTGTGAAGAACAAGATCAAAGCGGTATTCGTCGAATCCAGCGTGCCCAAGAAATCCATCGAGGCGATGATTGAAGGGGCCAAGAAGCAGGGACATGACATTGTGATCGGCGGAGAGCTGTTCTCCGACGCAATGGGCGAAGAAGGAACGGCTGAGGGTACGTACTTAGGCATGGTGCGGCATAATGTCGACACGATCGTCAAAGCTTTGAAGTAACGTTGACGGCACACATATAGATACGGGCGTCTGGAGCCCGGCAGGAAGAGGAGTGAAGCGTTATGGGAGCGTCGTTGTCACCATTGTCGGTTAAAGGCTTGACGGTAGCCTATCAGAAGAAACCGGTGCTGCGGGATATCGGATTCGAGATTCCCGAAGGCAAATTGATCGGAATCGTAGGACCGAACGGAGCGGGCAAGTCGACCCTGATCAAAGCCGTTCTGGGACTGATCCCGCGAGCATCCGGCCAAGTCTCGATCTACGGCAGACCGTACACGGAGCAGAGAAAACTCATCGGCTATGTGCCCCAGCGCGAATCGGTGGATTGGGACTTTCCGACCTCGGCCCTGGACGTGGTCATGATGGGCCGCTACGGCCATCTTGGCTGGTTCAAGCGGCCCGGGGCGAAGGAGCGGGAACTCGCGATGGACTGCCTCGAGAAGGTCGGGATGGCCGACTTCGCGGGCCGGCAGATCTCGCAGCTCTCCGGCGGACAGCAGCAGCGGATCTTCCTTGCACGGGCACTAGCGCAGGATGCCAGGCTGTATTTTATGGATGAGCCCTTCGTCGGTGTGGATGCGGCTACGGAGAAAGCCATCATTACACTGCTCAATGAGCTCAAGAAGCAGGGCAAGACCGTTCTCGTCGTCCATCACGACCTGGCCACGGTCAAGGAATACTTTGACTGGATTCTGCTGCTGAACGTGGAGCTCATGGGCATTGGTCCGGTCGGCGAATGGTTCACCAAGGAGCATCTGCAGCGCACGTACGGCGGACGTCTCGCGCTGCTGGACAGGGACGATGACGCGGTCATCGTCTCGGCGAGGTGACGGCTATGCTGACACTGCTCTTCGAGATGTTCCGCGATCCCAACGCCCAGTGGATTCTCCTGGGCAGCATGCTGCTCGGCCTCAGCAGCGGCGTGCTCGGCAGCTTCGCTTACCTCCGCAAGCAGAGCCTTTGGGGGATGCGCTGGCCCACGCCGCCCTGCCGGGCGTATGCATCGCCTTCATGCTGACGGGCACGAAGTCGATCTTCTTCTTCCTGATCGGCGCGGTGATCGCCGGCTTGGCCGCCACCTTCGGCATCGGATATGTCACACGCCATACCCGGATCAAGCAGGATTCGGCCCTCGGCATCGTCCTCTCGGTCTTCTTCGGACTCGGCATCGTGCTGCTGACGAAGATCCAGCATGGGGGCAGCGGCAATCAAAGCGGGCTCGACAAGTTCCTGTTCGGGCAGGCGGCCTCCATGGTGCACAGGGACGTCGTCACGATGGCCATCGTCGCCGTGCTGCTCGTGCTGGTCTGCACGCTGCTCTTCAAGGAGTTCAAGCTGCTGAGCTTTGATCAGGGCTTTGCCAAAGGGATCGGACTGCCCGTCGCATTCCTCGACCAGTTCATGATGTTCCTGATCGTAGTGGCGGTGGTCGTCGGCATTCAGACCGTAGGCGTCGTGCTGATGTCCGCGCTGCTGATTACGCCGGCCGTATCGGCCCGCTATTGGACCGAGCGCCTTGGCGTCATGGTTGCCTTATCGGGCGCCTTCGGGGCGGTGAGCGGTTTCCTCGGCACCTGGATCAGCGGAGCGGCCAATAATCTGCCGACCGGCCCCCTCAGTGTGCTGTCGGCGACGGCGCTGTTCGTGGTGTCGGTGCTGTTCGCTCCCCGGCGAGGCCTTGTGGCCAAGCTGCTCGAGCGGGCTGCGGTAAAAAAGGAGATCGTGCGGGAATTGAGGCCCCAAGCGCAGCTGCACAGCGTGCAGCAGACGGCTTCGGCAGCAGGAGAGGAGAGAGGCTCATGAATGATTTCTGGATTATCCTGACGGCCTGCCTGGTCGCCTGCTCTTGCAGCATTCTTGGCTGCTTCCTCGTGCTTCGCCGCATGGCGATGATCGGAGACGCGATCTCGCACTCCGTCCTGCCGGGTATCGTCATCGCGTTCCTGCTCAGCGGCTCGCGAGATTCCCTGTTCATGATGCTGGGCGCTTCGGTCATCGGGCTCGTCACCGTGTTCCTCATCCAGTGGTTTCACCAGAGCGGCGTCCAGTCCGATGCCTCCATCGGCGTTGTCTTTACGGCCCTGTTCGCACTGGGCGTCCTGCTCGTCTCGCTGTATACGCGGCAGGTGGACCTTGATCTGGACTGCGTGCTCTACGGAGAGATCATCGCCGTCCCCTGGGAGACCCTGCAGGTGGGCGGCACGGATATCGGTCCCAAGGCGGTCTGGGCTCTGGGCCTCGTGCTCACTTTGAGCGTGGTGCTCATCAGCCTCTTCTACAAGCAGTTCAAAATCTGCGCGTTCGATCCGGCCATGGCCGCCGCTGTAGGCATTCCGGTAGCGCTGTTTCACTACCTGCTGATGGGCCTTGTCTCGGTAACGACGGTAGCCTCCTTCGAAAGCGTAGGCGCGATCCTCG containing:
- a CDS encoding peptidoglycan D,D-transpeptidase FtsI family protein, yielding MKKPIEMEDPTKQETSKRRHFTIRINLFFFFTFFLFSVLIVRLAMLQFVEGKELKAEKEEINKANTPIAPIRGNIYDRQKVPLAYTTSTQSLYFRIEQNQPKDEVVALAQELARIFSLYGRSGEKQPTAEEIIIEMDVGYDLNKQKTNDAPSYYSVPRRLKTDLSKEEIAYLMEHRDELKWLEIMEESIRQYDYENTPAVQLIGYMRQFSKARASNLNLDLYKDKTKTEGYLDTEYVGYDGIEYMYQEELRGKNGFKTYPVNAAHKIIGKVDVTAPTKGNNLYLTIDRNVQLATEKAITDHLAWLKGPARSNRYAAKGSNAVAGYAVAIEVKTGKVVTMASMPDYDPKVWSGPISSEKYAEIQSKINNGTITTAYPDYPEDKLKYHPTSIVYMGSVVKPLSVLIGLNEGLFTTNTVYQDTGVFTYGKDNNAKLSNSDGAAWGKINATDAIWHSSNTFMSAMIGHELHRRKGTEAVTIWKDYLAKFGLGVTTGSGLHREYAGLSEFETNTKESVQQRMVFASWGQNEKYTTLQLAQYATTLATKGERLKPLLVDRIETYEGQLIKEFNEKVVLDKTEFPKTYWDAVIRGMAKVGVQGFDDFPYTLARKTGTSTQRVAGGKEIDNAVFIAFAPIEDPKLAVAVVVPEGGFGSYGAAPIARKIFDAYDQYYGLDGKPKGPKTPVTTP
- a CDS encoding metal ABC transporter ATP-binding protein; protein product: MGASLSPLSVKGLTVAYQKKPVLRDIGFEIPEGKLIGIVGPNGAGKSTLIKAVLGLIPRASGQVSIYGRPYTEQRKLIGYVPQRESVDWDFPTSALDVVMMGRYGHLGWFKRPGAKERELAMDCLEKVGMADFAGRQISQLSGGQQQRIFLARALAQDARLYFMDEPFVGVDAATEKAIITLLNELKKQGKTVLVVHHDLATVKEYFDWILLLNVELMGIGPVGEWFTKEHLQRTYGGRLALLDRDDDAVIVSAR
- a CDS encoding metal ABC transporter permease, with product MNDFWIILTACLVACSCSILGCFLVLRRMAMIGDAISHSVLPGIVIAFLLSGSRDSLFMMLGASVIGLVTVFLIQWFHQSGVQSDASIGVVFTALFALGVLLVSLYTRQVDLDLDCVLYGEIIAVPWETLQVGGTDIGPKAVWALGLVLTLSVVLISLFYKQFKICAFDPAMAAAVGIPVALFHYLLMGLVSVTTVASFESVGAILVVGMLVVPAATAYLLTEVLSRMIIYSMGIGILSAVSGYYVSVVLDASIAGCMITMAGVLFILALLFSPSHGVLVRKWRQKCGAARTA
- a CDS encoding metal ABC transporter solute-binding protein, Zn/Mn family — its product is MTKIGAKAVKPKKPMPSSWKRFIMTILFLGLAVGLTACGSDEPIQAGVSGKLKITATIGMIADIAREVGGDHVEVTGLMKAGVDPHLYKASQGDVKKLEQADLILYNGLHLEGKMVEIFENMQKTKPTVAVSKNIPESKLRSMDDGTASHDPHIWFDVKHWMTATETVRDELVKLDAAHAEDYKKSAETYLGKLKELDAYAKEQIASIPEGQRVLVTAHDAFGYFGDAYGIKVMGLQGISTASEPGSKDVIDLRDYLVKNKIKAVFVESSVPKKSIEAMIEGAKKQGHDIVIGGELFSDAMGEEGTAEGTYLGMVRHNVDTIVKALK